Proteins co-encoded in one Saprospira grandis genomic window:
- a CDS encoding DUF4294 domain-containing protein, with protein MRKLLYILPFLGLSFWAQGQQDSLIREGEYFGTTSFNGEIIPILIIDGDTLPTISGIDVQVSRKRNFENREERRRYHQWRHYAAKVFPLALEAVRLHRQMEEETRGMSRRKKKKYIKQYQKELTPEYEAQLKKLTKSQGYILIKMVERELEQPFYRVIRNFRGRWTAVKWQSMASWYGYNLKTGYDPKDDELLEMILSDLDLSYEYDMYNTDWEKDK; from the coding sequence ATGCGTAAACTACTCTATATCTTGCCCTTTTTGGGCCTTAGTTTTTGGGCTCAGGGACAGCAAGATAGTCTGATTCGAGAAGGAGAATATTTTGGAACCACCAGCTTTAATGGCGAAATTATTCCCATTCTGATTATTGATGGAGATACCCTGCCCACGATTAGCGGCATTGATGTGCAAGTGAGCCGAAAACGAAATTTTGAAAACCGAGAAGAGCGTCGACGCTATCATCAGTGGCGGCATTATGCGGCAAAAGTTTTTCCGCTGGCCCTAGAAGCCGTTCGTTTGCATCGGCAAATGGAAGAGGAGACCAGAGGGATGAGCCGCCGAAAAAAGAAGAAATATATTAAGCAATACCAAAAAGAACTGACCCCAGAATATGAGGCACAGCTAAAAAAACTGACCAAATCGCAGGGCTATATCCTGATTAAAATGGTCGAAAGAGAGCTGGAACAGCCTTTTTATCGGGTCATTCGGAATTTTAGAGGCCGTTGGACCGCCGTCAAATGGCAAAGCATGGCCTCTTGGTATGGCTATAATTTGAAAACGGGCTATGATCCTAAAGATGACGAACTTCTGGAGATGATTTTGAGCGATTTGGACCTCTCTTATGAGTACGATATGTACAATACCGACTGGGAAAAAGATAAATAA
- a CDS encoding peptidase M61 produces the protein MKKLLLALGFCGLAWQAQAQAPSLSYHYKVDLNAVKDDKLTVSLEPKDFNAQGELRFYLPKMVPGTYSIYDFGRFVSNFKALDANGKELAVQHPDDNSWVIAEGAKLARIEYQVEDSWDTEQENVVFEPAGTNIDAENEVFVFNNHGIFGFFDDQERRPFTIEIDRPKNLFGGTSMERVAGDEDTDVFRVADYHKLVDAPIMYAEADTAIIKVGDADVLIQTYSPTGMVKSKDLVQEIQPILESQRAYLGGKLPVDHYAFLIFLNEGGQSFLSGSAGALEHSYSSFYCLFEGESGDIAQTVRDVAAHEFFHIVTPLSIHSEEIHYFNYIEPEMSEHLWLYEGVTEYSAQHVQVKQRLVSAEHFLNEMSTKMATADYFKKDLPFTEMSKTCLDENKDQYPNVYMQGALIGMCIDLKLRILSKGAYGIQEMMQDLAKKYGIQKPFKDAELFDEMVAVTGFPEIKEFMLKHVAGTEPLPYVELMKEAGIEYSDQGFRTELSLLGFNPNGGIGFNPEQGLLMVANEKFIDDFGKELGLKEGDMLKKWDGEELTPLNAQQVLTSYASKAKEGYELEVLVLREETLSKRKMRKRNRRIKKGKKVDPLAIEEVLLKGKLKKVKVPQEHALNLLEEVSAEQLKIRKAWLGDYILEDDVEK, from the coding sequence ATGAAAAAATTACTTTTAGCCCTTGGTTTTTGTGGCCTTGCCTGGCAAGCCCAGGCCCAAGCGCCTTCTTTAAGCTACCATTATAAGGTAGATTTGAATGCGGTCAAGGACGATAAATTGACCGTGAGTTTGGAGCCCAAGGATTTTAATGCCCAGGGAGAACTGCGTTTTTATTTGCCCAAAATGGTGCCTGGCACCTATAGCATTTATGATTTTGGCCGCTTTGTGTCTAACTTTAAGGCCTTGGATGCCAATGGAAAAGAGTTGGCAGTGCAGCATCCGGACGACAACAGTTGGGTCATTGCTGAGGGCGCAAAACTGGCTCGAATTGAGTATCAGGTGGAAGACAGTTGGGATACGGAGCAGGAAAATGTTGTTTTTGAGCCTGCGGGGACCAATATTGATGCAGAAAATGAAGTTTTCGTTTTCAATAACCACGGTATTTTTGGCTTTTTTGACGACCAAGAGCGTCGTCCCTTTACCATTGAAATTGACCGTCCGAAAAACTTATTTGGCGGCACCTCTATGGAAAGAGTGGCTGGCGATGAGGACACCGATGTTTTTCGGGTAGCCGATTATCATAAATTGGTGGATGCGCCCATTATGTATGCCGAGGCCGATACGGCCATTATTAAGGTGGGCGATGCCGATGTTTTGATTCAGACCTACTCGCCTACGGGCATGGTAAAATCTAAGGATTTGGTGCAGGAAATCCAGCCTATTTTGGAATCTCAGCGGGCCTATTTGGGCGGCAAACTGCCTGTGGACCACTATGCGTTTTTGATTTTCTTGAATGAAGGCGGTCAAAGCTTTTTGTCGGGTTCTGCTGGAGCACTAGAGCACTCTTACTCTTCTTTTTACTGTTTGTTTGAGGGCGAATCTGGTGATATTGCCCAAACGGTACGAGATGTAGCGGCCCATGAATTCTTTCATATTGTTACGCCTTTATCGATTCATTCGGAAGAAATTCACTACTTCAACTACATTGAGCCCGAAATGTCGGAGCACCTTTGGTTGTATGAGGGCGTAACCGAATACTCGGCCCAGCATGTGCAAGTTAAGCAGCGTTTAGTTTCTGCCGAGCACTTCTTGAACGAGATGTCGACCAAAATGGCTACGGCGGACTACTTCAAAAAGGATTTGCCTTTTACGGAGATGTCAAAAACTTGTTTGGATGAAAACAAGGACCAATACCCCAACGTCTATATGCAGGGCGCATTGATTGGGATGTGCATTGATTTGAAGCTCCGTATTTTATCTAAGGGCGCTTATGGCATTCAGGAAATGATGCAAGATTTGGCCAAAAAATACGGCATTCAAAAACCCTTCAAGGATGCCGAACTATTTGATGAGATGGTGGCCGTTACAGGTTTTCCAGAAATCAAAGAATTTATGCTCAAGCATGTGGCTGGCACCGAGCCTTTGCCCTATGTAGAGCTGATGAAAGAGGCGGGGATTGAGTACAGTGATCAGGGATTTCGGACCGAGCTTTCGCTTTTGGGTTTCAATCCCAACGGAGGCATTGGCTTCAATCCGGAGCAAGGGCTTTTGATGGTGGCCAATGAAAAATTCATTGATGACTTTGGCAAAGAGCTCGGCTTGAAAGAAGGCGATATGCTCAAAAAATGGGATGGCGAAGAATTGACGCCCTTGAATGCGCAGCAGGTATTGACCAGCTATGCCAGCAAAGCCAAAGAAGGCTATGAATTGGAGGTCCTTGTTTTGCGAGAAGAAACATTGAGCAAACGCAAAATGCGCAAGCGCAACCGCAGAATCAAAAAGGGCAAAAAGGTAGATCCTTTAGCCATTGAGGAAGTCCTTTTGAAGGGAAAACTGAAAAAAGTAAAAGTACCACAGGAGCATGCCCTCAATTTGCTTGAAGAAGTAAGCGCCGAGCAGCTTAAGATTCGTAAAGCTTGGTTGGGCGATTACATTTTGGAAGATGATGTAGAAAAATAA
- a CDS encoding YbaB/EbfC family nucleoid-associated protein, producing MFGNIQEQQEKMRQRLTQIEVSAQAGGGAIQIRANAARQILDIKIDPELSLDDHEELEDLLLTAMNRVLAAAAEKEAAETQNMLKDILPPGMGDLGGMFGF from the coding sequence ATGTTTGGAAATATTCAGGAACAACAAGAGAAAATGCGTCAGCGCCTCACGCAAATTGAGGTCAGCGCTCAGGCTGGCGGCGGAGCCATTCAGATCCGGGCCAATGCAGCTCGTCAGATTTTGGACATCAAAATTGACCCCGAGCTTTCTTTGGACGATCATGAAGAGCTAGAAGACTTGTTGCTTACGGCCATGAACCGAGTTTTGGCGGCGGCAGCAGAAAAAGAAGCGGCCGAGACGCAGAACATGCTCAAAGACATCTTGCCTCCAGGCATGGGGGATTTGGGTGGAATGTTTGGCTTCTAA
- a CDS encoding polysaccharide biosynthesis C-terminal domain-containing protein, giving the protein MKKTFLLNLALLVGINLLIKPFYIFGIDLQVQNRLDDGEYGLYFSLFNFAFIFQLLADLGLLQFNSRFISQQENLRAAYLPMLLSLKAVLGLGYFALAFGAAFLMGYGEAAWRILPYILLNQFLLSGILFLRSNLSAMAFYRLDSLLSALDKLLLIILLYVLLWAEPFGPFDIVQFVQAQSLGYALSFLICALFLAQKVEGPLGWRISPRRMYILLKQALPYAFVILLMTLYSRMDAVMIERLLPAEEGKLEADQYAFAYRLLDAFNMIAYLFAGLLLPMFSRLLRPLQLKDLGQLMATAFRWMSFLSVSLSIALFFYAEELAPALYESSHAQTPLLLQILLFSANAAGLIYIFGPFLTAAARLKGMNIFFAFGVVLNFGLNLLWIPTYGALGAAVATLITQFFIAITEMLLSFRYFPALRSYFSLALFFRFILGSALSFGIFYGSQFLPLIFWFKILLAGAASLFSAFLIGQLSFRELLELRK; this is encoded by the coding sequence ATGAAGAAAACATTTCTATTAAATTTGGCTTTATTGGTGGGCATCAACCTGCTGATAAAGCCATTTTATATTTTTGGGATCGACCTACAGGTCCAAAACCGTTTGGATGATGGGGAGTATGGCTTGTACTTTAGTTTGTTCAATTTTGCCTTTATTTTTCAGCTCCTAGCCGATTTGGGTTTGCTACAATTTAATAGTCGGTTTATTTCGCAGCAAGAAAATTTGCGCGCTGCCTATTTGCCGATGCTGCTCAGTCTCAAGGCGGTTTTGGGCTTGGGTTATTTTGCCTTGGCCTTTGGGGCTGCTTTTCTGATGGGTTATGGAGAGGCGGCTTGGCGGATATTGCCCTATATCCTCCTCAATCAGTTTTTATTGAGTGGCATTTTATTTTTGCGTTCCAATTTATCGGCCATGGCCTTTTATCGGCTCGACAGTTTGCTATCGGCCTTGGATAAATTGCTGCTCATTATTTTGCTTTACGTCTTACTTTGGGCCGAACCTTTTGGGCCCTTTGATATTGTTCAGTTTGTGCAGGCGCAATCTCTGGGTTATGCCCTCAGTTTTTTGATTTGCGCGCTTTTTTTGGCCCAAAAAGTAGAGGGTCCTTTGGGGTGGCGCATTTCGCCTAGGCGGATGTACATTTTGCTCAAGCAGGCCTTGCCTTATGCCTTTGTCATTTTGCTGATGACCTTATACAGCCGTATGGATGCCGTGATGATTGAGCGTTTGCTACCTGCGGAGGAGGGAAAACTGGAGGCCGACCAATATGCTTTTGCCTATCGTTTGCTCGATGCCTTTAACATGATTGCCTATTTATTTGCGGGTTTGTTGTTGCCTATGTTTTCTCGTTTGCTGCGGCCTTTGCAGCTCAAAGATTTGGGCCAATTGATGGCCACGGCTTTCCGCTGGATGAGTTTTTTATCTGTCTCGCTCAGCATTGCCCTCTTCTTTTATGCCGAGGAGCTCGCCCCGGCCCTTTATGAAAGTAGCCATGCCCAGACCCCTCTTTTGCTTCAGATTTTGTTGTTTTCGGCCAATGCTGCTGGACTCATCTATATTTTTGGTCCTTTTCTCACGGCAGCGGCTCGTCTCAAGGGGATGAATATCTTTTTTGCCTTTGGGGTAGTCCTCAATTTTGGCCTCAATCTGCTCTGGATTCCAACTTATGGGGCTTTGGGAGCGGCTGTGGCCACCCTAATCACGCAGTTTTTCATTGCCATTACGGAGATGTTATTGAGTTTTCGCTATTTCCCAGCCTTGCGTTCCTACTTCTCTTTGGCCTTATTTTTCCGCTTCATTTTGGGCAGTGCATTGAGTTTCGGCATTTTTTACGGCAGTCAATTTTTGCCCCTTATTTTTTGGTTCAAGATTTTGTTGGCGGGCGCGGCTTCTCTTTTCAGCGCCTTTTTGATTGGCCAACTTTCTTTTCGGGAACTTCTCGAATTGCGAAAATAA
- a CDS encoding tetratricopeptide repeat protein gives MKKNETLLTELFELDELRACQELAEKLMAEGAKSSAPYYYWVKVELEKESPNYLNAKRYLQLGQKRSAEKGPLYFLFGQLMEEEGRYDLALHYYEQGRGDEQADLAQAKLLFLLEEDLPKAKILLENLAIPTAESCYFLAAIALEEGEYLQGISLLSPICNTEFEEDCFELLCRLYIAFGEGEKALPYLKTLTEKAADPIGYMSEYAQLLQDLKQDLAAAQAWCSYHNSLQQPQMSQDRIFLEKAQDFYALGLHEGALFFCEQANRHQLSVEGLRMQTKLYKVTGALDKVEDCLQEMAQFYPGMDIAAFSSSMEKNNPENDLPK, from the coding sequence ATGAAAAAAAATGAGACCTTATTAACCGAGCTATTTGAGCTGGATGAGCTGAGGGCTTGTCAGGAATTGGCCGAAAAATTAATGGCTGAAGGCGCAAAAAGCTCGGCGCCATATTATTATTGGGTGAAGGTGGAATTAGAAAAAGAATCACCTAACTATTTGAATGCCAAGCGTTATTTGCAGTTGGGCCAAAAGCGTTCTGCCGAAAAAGGGCCGCTATATTTTTTGTTTGGCCAATTGATGGAAGAAGAGGGCCGCTATGATTTGGCGCTTCATTATTATGAGCAGGGGCGAGGCGATGAACAGGCCGATTTGGCCCAAGCCAAGTTGCTTTTTTTGTTGGAAGAAGATCTGCCCAAGGCCAAAATTTTACTCGAGAATTTGGCGATCCCCACCGCAGAAAGCTGCTATTTTTTAGCCGCCATTGCCTTGGAAGAAGGCGAATATTTGCAGGGAATTTCCCTCTTATCGCCGATTTGTAACACCGAGTTTGAGGAAGACTGTTTTGAGCTGCTCTGCCGCTTGTATATTGCTTTTGGAGAGGGCGAAAAAGCGCTTCCCTATTTAAAAACCTTGACCGAAAAGGCGGCAGATCCGATCGGCTATATGTCGGAATATGCGCAGCTTTTGCAGGACCTAAAACAAGATTTGGCGGCGGCCCAGGCTTGGTGCAGCTACCACAACAGTTTGCAGCAACCCCAAATGAGCCAGGACCGCATTTTTCTGGAGAAGGCCCAAGATTTTTATGCTTTGGGTTTGCATGAGGGGGCACTCTTTTTTTGCGAGCAGGCCAATCGCCATCAGTTGAGCGTGGAAGGCCTGCGGATGCAGACAAAATTGTATAAAGTGACTGGCGCTCTGGACAAGGTGGAGGATTGTCTGCAGGAGATGGCGCAATTTTATCCGGGAATGGATATCGCGGCTTTTAGCAGCAGTATGGAAAAAAATAATCCAGAGAATGACTTGCCTAAATAA